Proteins encoded within one genomic window of Aerococcus viridans:
- a CDS encoding LysR family transcriptional regulator: MRIEDLQYFMKVVEVGNMTQAAKDLFIAQPSLSKAMANLESEMGVTLFQRTAKGTILTVQGEEFLQYARQVLEQIDLMNHRYKEGSQANRIFSVSGQHYAFVVDAFVKLLKEMDADQYEATLKEERTFEVLDDVANFISEVGVIYRSNYNQKVLEGAFQEKQLTFTPLFKTAPHVFIDKGHPLAKQATISLDDLTAYPRLSYEQGTHNSFYYWEEILADIPVPKRIIVSDRATLFNLLIGLDGYTISSGIINDDLNSPDILAIPLESDEVIELGYLTANRHQLSSIAKRYLGLLEESIQQYAK; the protein is encoded by the coding sequence ATGCGGATTGAAGATTTGCAGTATTTTATGAAGGTTGTTGAAGTGGGGAATATGACGCAGGCGGCCAAGGATTTGTTTATTGCCCAGCCATCTTTGTCGAAAGCCATGGCCAATTTGGAGTCTGAGATGGGGGTAACTTTGTTTCAGCGGACGGCTAAGGGGACGATTCTGACGGTGCAGGGGGAGGAATTTCTCCAGTATGCCCGGCAAGTCTTGGAGCAGATTGACTTGATGAACCACCGCTATAAAGAAGGAAGTCAGGCCAACCGGATATTTTCAGTATCTGGCCAGCATTATGCCTTTGTAGTGGATGCTTTCGTGAAGTTACTAAAAGAGATGGATGCAGACCAATATGAAGCGACATTAAAAGAAGAACGAACATTTGAGGTGTTAGATGATGTTGCTAATTTTATCTCTGAGGTGGGCGTTATTTACCGGTCTAATTATAATCAGAAGGTATTAGAAGGGGCTTTTCAAGAGAAGCAACTAACTTTTACGCCATTGTTTAAAACTGCACCACATGTGTTTATTGATAAAGGTCATCCTTTAGCGAAACAAGCGACCATTAGTTTAGATGACTTAACCGCTTATCCTCGTTTATCTTATGAACAAGGTACCCACAATTCTTTCTACTATTGGGAAGAGATTTTAGCGGATATTCCTGTCCCAAAACGGATTATTGTTTCTGACCGAGCAACTTTATTTAATTTACTCATCGGTCTAGATGGCTATACGATTTCTTCAGGGATAATCAATGATGACTTGAACAGTCCGGATATATTAGCAATTCCTCTTGAATCAGACGAGGTGATTGAACTAGGTTACCTAACCGCTAATCGTCACCAGCTGTCTTCAATAGCCAAACGCTACTTAGGCTTACTCGAGGAATCTATCCAACAATATGCTAAATAA